A genomic region of Methanobacterium sp. SMA-27 contains the following coding sequences:
- a CDS encoding 2-oxoacid:acceptor oxidoreductase subunit alpha, whose translation MSIDSSKKDVSIVLCGEAGQGIQTVENILVKAIKKSGYNVFSTKEYMSRVRGGENSTEIRVSSKRVISYVDRIDILLSLSKGAVPHLENRIKSDTLIMGDEKTLEPLSTENYNLLKVPLMEIAKKMGGSIFSNVIAAGIIACVLNIPKSIFEDCIEEIFARKGQEIVKKDTDAGMKGYEIGKKIVDSGRINLQIERDPKVLEELLLDGTEAVGLGCIAGGCKFMSSYPMTPSTPLQVFMAVNSEEFDMIFEQAEDEIAAINMAIGGFYAGARSMVATSGSGFALMEEAVGLSGMIEIPVVIYLGQRPGPAVGLPTRTSQEDLNLALYSGPGEFPRIIFAPGNLEDAFFLSQKAFNLADHYQTPVFILSDQYFADIFYNQPVFDLEGLEIENHIIKTKSDYKRYEITASGISPRGIPGYGEGLVVIDSDEHDEEGHLTEDLDLRTEMVDKRLRKLNEIQKEIILPDLLGGSNYKILVIGWGSTYGSIKEALDNLENEDISFLYFKQIYPLDPSIKNLLNNAEKTIIFENNAQGQFAELIKLKIGFEIEKKVLKYNGMPFSVEEVETSLKDFIGG comes from the coding sequence ATATAATGTTTTTTCTACCAAAGAATACATGTCACGTGTTAGAGGTGGCGAAAATTCCACAGAGATCAGAGTATCATCAAAGAGAGTAATTTCCTATGTTGATAGAATTGATATATTGCTATCGTTAAGTAAGGGAGCAGTTCCACATCTAGAAAACCGTATAAAATCTGATACACTCATAATGGGGGATGAAAAAACATTAGAACCCCTTTCTACAGAAAATTACAACTTACTTAAAGTGCCTTTAATGGAAATAGCTAAAAAAATGGGTGGATCAATTTTTTCAAATGTAATAGCTGCAGGGATAATAGCTTGTGTTCTAAACATACCTAAATCAATATTTGAAGATTGTATCGAAGAAATTTTTGCACGTAAAGGTCAGGAGATTGTTAAAAAGGATACAGATGCAGGTATGAAGGGATATGAAATTGGCAAGAAAATAGTTGATTCTGGAAGAATTAACTTACAGATTGAAAGGGATCCCAAAGTTTTAGAAGAACTACTTTTAGATGGAACAGAAGCAGTGGGATTGGGATGTATAGCGGGGGGCTGTAAATTTATGTCTTCCTATCCTATGACTCCATCCACACCTCTCCAAGTATTTATGGCTGTCAATTCAGAGGAATTTGACATGATCTTTGAGCAGGCAGAAGATGAGATTGCTGCCATTAACATGGCAATAGGTGGATTCTATGCAGGTGCTAGATCAATGGTTGCTACTTCAGGAAGTGGATTTGCACTCATGGAGGAAGCAGTAGGTCTTTCAGGAATGATTGAAATACCAGTGGTAATATATTTGGGTCAAAGACCAGGACCGGCAGTTGGTCTACCAACAAGGACATCACAGGAAGATCTGAACCTTGCATTATATTCAGGTCCTGGAGAATTTCCCAGAATAATATTTGCACCGGGAAATCTTGAAGATGCGTTTTTCCTTTCTCAAAAAGCATTTAACCTTGCTGATCATTACCAGACACCAGTATTCATACTTTCAGACCAATATTTTGCAGATATATTCTACAACCAACCAGTATTCGATCTGGAGGGTCTTGAAATTGAAAATCACATAATAAAAACCAAATCAGATTATAAACGATACGAAATAACAGCCAGTGGAATATCTCCAAGAGGAATTCCCGGATATGGTGAAGGATTGGTTGTTATAGATTCTGATGAGCACGATGAGGAGGGACATCTTACAGAGGATCTAGATCTCAGGACCGAGATGGTTGACAAGAGACTAAGAAAATTAAATGAAATACAGAAGGAGATAATACTTCCAGATTTGTTAGGTGGTTCAAATTATAAAATTTTGGTAATAGGATGGGGATCAACCTACGGCTCCATAAAAGAAGCTTTGGATAATCTTGAAAATGAAGATATTAGCTTTTTATATTTTAAACAAATCTACCCATTAGATCCATCAATAAAAAACCTCCTTAACAATGCAGAAAAAACCATAATATTTGAAAATAATGCTCAAGGACAATTTGCAGAATTAATAAAACTTAAAATTGGATTTGAAATAGAAAAAAAGGTTTTGAAGTATAATGGTATGCCATTTTCAGTGGAAGAAGTTGAAACGAGTCTCAAAGATTTTATAGGAGGATAA
- a CDS encoding thiamine pyrophosphate-dependent enzyme, with protein MDPKIFDIDGADIAWCPGCGDFAILKTIKETLAEMEISPEELVFVSGIGQAGKLPHYIKANVFNGLHGRSLPVSTAIKAVNPELIVINVSGDGCTYGEGGNHFIHNIRRNPDIINIVHNNMVYGLTKGQASPTSQRDFNTPLQIEGVSLEPFNPLAIAIALNASFVARAFSGDIKQTKEILKKAIKHKGYALIDIFQPCVTFNKVNTFQWFKNNTYYLDESHDRFDREEAFKKSIETEKYPLGIFYMNSDNKTFEENIIAYKTNKSPMYQRDLDIDKLKKLIDTKK; from the coding sequence ATGGATCCTAAAATATTTGATATAGACGGAGCAGACATTGCCTGGTGTCCGGGATGTGGAGATTTTGCAATTCTCAAGACAATAAAGGAAACACTTGCAGAAATGGAAATCAGCCCAGAAGAACTGGTTTTTGTATCTGGAATTGGGCAGGCTGGTAAATTACCTCATTATATTAAAGCAAATGTTTTTAATGGGCTTCATGGCAGATCTTTACCTGTATCCACAGCAATAAAAGCTGTTAATCCAGAACTTATTGTAATTAATGTGAGTGGTGATGGTTGTACCTATGGTGAAGGAGGTAATCACTTTATTCATAACATTAGACGTAATCCTGACATAATAAACATTGTTCACAACAACATGGTGTATGGTTTAACAAAAGGACAAGCATCCCCAACAAGTCAAAGAGATTTCAACACTCCTTTGCAGATTGAAGGCGTATCATTAGAACCCTTCAATCCGCTGGCAATAGCAATAGCCCTAAATGCATCATTTGTTGCTAGGGCATTTAGTGGAGATATAAAACAAACTAAAGAAATCCTTAAAAAAGCAATAAAACATAAGGGATATGCTTTAATTGATATATTCCAACCATGTGTGACTTTCAACAAGGTTAACACATTTCAATGGTTTAAAAACAATACCTATTATTTAGATGAATCCCACGACCGCTTTGATAGAGAGGAAGCATTCAAAAAGTCAATTGAAACAGAAAAATATCCTTTAGGCATATTCTATATGAATTCCGATAATAAAACATTTGAAGAGAATATAATTGCCTATAAAACAAACAAATCACCCATGTACCAGAGGGATCTTGACATTGACAAATTGAAGAAATTAATTGACACAAAAAAATGA